In Crassostrea angulata isolate pt1a10 chromosome 6, ASM2561291v2, whole genome shotgun sequence, a genomic segment contains:
- the LOC128190418 gene encoding L-rhamnose-binding lectin ELEL-1-like — protein MWKYLVLIAVFLVILQDTEGVCRLPGTIQTACENKGIILHCGMHQVLHVFDAMYGREDKHTCSRSGKHKSTSCTARNVLKKVKSKCNGRRSCRLRARNSVFGDPCHGTLKYLRVRYECRRRYRPRYGWWHG, from the exons ATGTGGAAGTACTTGGTCCTTATTGCTGTGTTTCTAGTCATCCTGCAAG ATACTGAAGGAGTATGCAGACTTCCAG GAACAATCCAGACTGCTTGCGAAAATAAGGGAATAATTTTACATTGTGGGATGCACCAGGTACTGCACGTGTTCGATGCAATGTATGGGCGGGAGGATAAGCATACGTGTTCACGCTCCGGGAAACACAAGAGTACAAGTTGCACCGCAAGAAATGTACTCAAAAAGGTTAAAAGCAAATGCAATGGAAGACGCAGCTGTCGTCTCAGAGCACGGAACTCTGTATTTGGAGATCCATGCCACGGAACATTAAAATACCTGAGAGTTCGTTATGAGTGCCGAAGAAGAT atCGTCCCCGTTATGGCTGGTGGCACGGTTAG